In a single window of the Gadus macrocephalus chromosome 6, ASM3116895v1 genome:
- the tspan36 gene encoding tetraspanin 36 has product MDCGIITSKTVLLLLSLIFWAAGAALAYVGAYIIRSYTNFAAFLEDQYVMIPAVIIICVGVAMFLLGLLGCCATISESKVGLGLFLVVILALFAGEVAAMTFCFIYQGKITEDLQRSMTDVFMKYDSQSTESIAVDHLQSQLQCCGVFNLSSWVSTPWYTSHNNTVPVSCCKNQTECTGQLDQPQFLFTKGCQDQVDVLLQNVLSYAMLVNLGFAIIMVFGMLSVCVITCRCNDRRNGYHPIYN; this is encoded by the exons ATGGACTGCGGAATCATCACGTCGAAAACTGTGCTACTGCTTCTCAGTCTAATATTTTGG GCTGCGGGAGCCGCCTTAGCCTATGTGGGGGCCTACATCATCCGGAGCTACACCAACTTCGCGGCCTTCCTGGAGGACCAATATGTCATGATCCCAGCCGTGATCATCATCTGTGTCGGCGTGGCGATGTTCCTTTTGGGCTTGCTGGGATGCTGTGCCACAATCTCAGAGTCCAAAGTCGGCCTTGGCTTG TTCCTGGTCGTCATCCTGGCGCTCTTCGCTGGTGAAGTTGCTGCTATGACCTTCTGTTTCATCTACCAGGGCAAG ATAACTGAGGACCTGCAGCGTTCGATGACCGACGTCTTCATGAAGTACGACAGCCAGAGCACAGAGAGCATTGCCGTGGATCACCTGCAGTCCCAG TTGCAGTGCTGTGGAGTGTTTAACCTGAGCAGCTGGGTGTCCACCCCCTGGTACACCAGCCACAACAACACAGTGCCCGTCTCCTGCTGCAAGAACCAGACGGAGTGCACCGGCCAGCTCGACCAGCCTCAGTTCCTCTTCACAAAG GGATGCCAAGACCAGGTGGATGTGCTCCTTCAGAATGTGTTGAGTTATGCCATGCTGGTGAATTTGGGCTTCGCCATAATTATG gtcTTCGGGAtgctgagcgtgtgtgtgatcacCTGTAGGTGCAACGACAGGAGGAATGGCTACCATCCCATCTATAACTGA